One window of the Arthrobacter sp. D5-1 genome contains the following:
- a CDS encoding ATP-binding protein, translating into MAAPETYSNGDDGVLLRLPPVRGIGRGRVVTGLVLALMLPPAVELLVTLLNFRNFAMIMLLQLAVAVAVAAIGGLWPAVVAAVLGSFLLNYFSADPVGSLSIADPTTLFTLVVFLAVACGVALAVGLASRRAQEAARSEAEATALSELALRILSSDGSLETFLEKVRSNLGMEAVTLLGSAPPGAAATPGAAPASQVLASAGPNPPVTHAAADHAAVVDPQYTLLLRGGPLTPQRQRLLAAFGAFVVAVRERQQLVKSRRDNVRLSEGNKMRTSILRAVSHDLRTPLAGIKLAVSSLRQEDVSFPPEVERELLETIEDYADRLDHLVDNLLDMSRITADAVNPLLTGIGWAEVLPQALRGLPPERLRNELPPNLPPVQADAGMLERVVANIVENAVKYAPESDVVLTARAGAGITLGDRPAGELRIVDHGRGVGSEEVLTMFQPFQRFGDSPAPGHTAGGGIGLGLAVAKGFCEAMGGRLAAEPTPGGGLTMVVTLPLWTGGAQ; encoded by the coding sequence ATGGCGGCACCTGAGACCTACAGCAACGGCGACGACGGCGTGCTGCTCCGGCTCCCGCCGGTTCGAGGCATCGGCCGGGGGCGTGTGGTGACAGGTTTGGTGCTGGCACTCATGCTGCCGCCCGCCGTCGAACTCTTGGTGACGTTACTGAACTTCCGTAACTTCGCCATGATCATGCTGCTGCAGTTGGCCGTGGCGGTTGCGGTCGCCGCGATCGGCGGGTTGTGGCCTGCAGTGGTGGCCGCGGTTTTGGGCAGCTTCCTGCTGAACTACTTCTCGGCCGATCCGGTTGGCTCGCTTTCCATTGCCGACCCCACCACGCTGTTCACCTTGGTGGTGTTCCTGGCAGTGGCCTGCGGTGTGGCGCTCGCGGTGGGCCTGGCCAGCAGGCGGGCCCAGGAAGCAGCACGATCCGAAGCCGAAGCCACTGCCCTGAGCGAGTTGGCTCTTCGGATCCTGAGTTCGGATGGAAGCCTGGAGACCTTCCTTGAGAAGGTCCGGAGCAACCTTGGCATGGAAGCAGTGACGTTGTTGGGCTCCGCACCCCCGGGCGCGGCAGCCACGCCCGGGGCGGCTCCCGCATCGCAGGTCCTGGCGAGCGCCGGCCCCAATCCGCCGGTGACCCATGCCGCCGCCGACCATGCCGCCGTCGTCGATCCCCAGTACACGCTGCTGCTGCGCGGCGGACCCCTGACACCGCAGCGCCAGCGGCTGCTGGCCGCCTTCGGAGCCTTTGTGGTGGCCGTGCGCGAGCGGCAACAGTTGGTGAAGAGCCGGCGGGACAATGTCCGGCTGTCCGAGGGCAACAAGATGCGGACATCCATTCTGCGCGCCGTGTCGCATGACCTGAGGACGCCGTTGGCCGGTATCAAGCTGGCTGTCAGCAGCCTGCGCCAGGAGGACGTGAGTTTTCCTCCAGAGGTGGAGCGGGAACTGCTGGAGACCATCGAGGACTATGCGGACCGCCTGGATCACTTGGTGGATAATCTCCTGGACATGTCCCGAATCACCGCAGACGCGGTCAATCCGCTGCTGACCGGGATCGGCTGGGCTGAGGTACTGCCGCAGGCCCTGCGAGGTCTTCCGCCTGAGCGCCTCCGCAACGAACTGCCACCCAACCTTCCCCCGGTGCAGGCCGATGCCGGCATGCTTGAGCGCGTGGTGGCCAATATCGTTGAGAACGCCGTGAAGTACGCACCGGAATCGGATGTGGTCCTGACAGCACGGGCTGGTGCCGGCATCACCTTGGGTGACCGGCCTGCCGGCGAACTGCGGATTGTCGATCATGGCAGGGGAGTGGGCAGTGAGGAAGTCCTCACCATGTTCCAGCCGTTCCAGCGCTTCGGTGATTCGCCGGCGCCCGGACACACTGCCGGCGGCGGGATCGGGCTGGGCCTCGCAGTGGCCAAGGGGTTCTGCGAGGCCATGGGCGGGAGACTCGCTGCGGAGCCGACGCCGGGTGGTGGCTTGACCATGGTGGTCACTTTGCCGCTGTGGACTGGTGGCGCGCAATGA